The following are from one region of the Candidatus Aegiribacteria sp. genome:
- a CDS encoding NAD-dependent epimerase/dehydratase family protein yields MYLITGGAGFIGSNIARKALAKGNEVRILDNFSTGHWANLADIRDDVDIIEGDIRSYHVIRNAMDGVEVVFHQGALPSVPRSIADPITTNDVNVQGTLNVLHAALDAGCRRVLFASSSSIYGDAPEQVKSENLRVRPLSPYAVSKLAGEKYMQVFNHIYGLETVALRYFNVFGPYQDPDSPYSAVIPLFIRAYLEGRRPLINGDGQQSRDFTYIANVVHANLLAANAPAAPGMMMNIACGDSITVNHLASEIGRLTDRTDIEPSHGPERAGDVKHSRADITLACKYLEYEPVATFEEGLENTVSFMRERRM; encoded by the coding sequence ATGTATCTTATAACTGGAGGCGCCGGTTTCATCGGAAGTAACATCGCTAGGAAAGCTCTAGCAAAGGGAAATGAAGTAAGAATTCTGGATAATTTCTCCACCGGACACTGGGCAAACCTTGCGGATATCAGGGATGACGTTGACATAATCGAAGGCGATATCAGAAGTTATCATGTTATCAGAAATGCTATGGACGGAGTAGAGGTTGTCTTCCATCAGGGCGCACTTCCCAGTGTTCCCCGTTCCATAGCTGACCCAATAACAACCAACGATGTGAACGTACAGGGTACTCTGAATGTCCTTCACGCAGCTCTTGACGCGGGTTGCAGAAGGGTTCTCTTCGCCTCTTCCTCTTCAATTTATGGAGATGCTCCTGAACAGGTAAAAAGTGAGAACCTTCGCGTAAGACCACTTTCTCCATATGCGGTAAGTAAACTTGCAGGTGAGAAATATATGCAGGTTTTCAACCACATTTATGGCCTGGAAACCGTGGCCCTGCGGTATTTCAATGTATTCGGTCCATATCAGGACCCTGACAGTCCGTACTCAGCCGTTATTCCGCTTTTCATCCGGGCATATCTTGAGGGACGCAGACCATTGATAAACGGTGACGGCCAGCAGTCAAGAGATTTCACATATATAGCTAACGTTGTTCACGCCAACCTTCTTGCCGCGAACGCTCCAGCTGCCCCCGGCATGATGATGAACATTGCCTGCGGCGATAGCATTACAGTAAACCATCTTGCTTCAGAAATCGGCCGCCTGACTGACAGGACTGACATCGAACCCTCCCATGGCCCCGAACGCGCCGGAGACGTAAAACACAGCAGGGCGGATATTACACTTGCGTGTAAATATCTTGAATACGAACCGGTCGCGACTTTTGAAGAAGGGCTTGAAAATACAGTATCTTTTATGCGAGAGCGCCGGATGTAG
- a CDS encoding homocysteine S-methyltransferase family protein has translation MSLLKKGITRLADGAIGEYLFSLGYPANYLACEAVIRSAEILASIHREYASAGAQVLTTDTFDANTEKLDMHGLADRCEEINYNAVKLASRNKNCSIMGSIGPPGTSRSYRIEPRDADRLQETYLPQVEGLLNGGVDLILLETQVDPFQARIIYNIVRSCSKDIPIAVSFTYGLDLLTPSGFSIGDSISEFENTDIVMFGSNHGIGPLQFLDIHRKLVTSSPFPVMLQPNSGTGKYIEGHFVFPDNPDHFSRCMLSCADARTSLIGGCCGTTPAFISNLAQKFTEGTKVKVTSSRWISEESDEIQDSASTYDPPGLSAQLAGRDALVLELLPPRGGDLSLFTSRAEKLGQFAPITVSIPDSPMGKVRMSPCISGLYLRQKLGIEPLVHFALRDRSLTRVQSDLLALSGSGLQGIFLISGDPPSLGDYPESTAVYDLSTEQTLELLQHLSKGQDMNGRRIGTGANYFPGTAISLGDPNSTDKIKRRWNAGSRFFITQPVYSMETIEKSAELLEEYPILPAVMPFRNRYSAEYLSSEVPGISIPDNILKKIRQLDDSDVLPFSIDYLSELMEGMREMISGIYLAGSRKGTMKLAKIWRE, from the coding sequence ATGAGTCTGCTAAAAAAAGGAATCACGCGGCTGGCTGACGGCGCAATCGGTGAATATCTTTTTTCACTTGGATATCCGGCGAATTACCTGGCATGCGAAGCAGTGATCAGATCAGCTGAGATCCTGGCCAGCATACACCGCGAGTACGCATCGGCTGGCGCACAGGTACTTACAACTGACACATTCGACGCTAATACAGAAAAACTGGATATGCATGGTCTTGCAGACAGGTGCGAGGAGATAAACTACAACGCTGTGAAGCTCGCATCGCGAAATAAAAACTGCTCAATAATGGGTTCAATCGGCCCTCCGGGAACCAGCAGGTCATACCGGATTGAACCCAGGGATGCCGACAGACTGCAAGAAACTTACCTTCCACAGGTTGAGGGTTTACTGAATGGAGGCGTTGATCTCATACTCCTTGAAACCCAGGTCGACCCATTTCAAGCCAGAATCATATACAATATCGTCAGGTCATGCTCTAAAGATATTCCCATTGCGGTCAGTTTTACCTATGGACTCGATCTTCTTACTCCTTCCGGTTTTTCAATTGGAGATTCCATCAGTGAATTCGAGAACACAGATATAGTAATGTTCGGTTCAAATCACGGAATCGGCCCCCTTCAGTTTCTTGATATACATAGAAAATTAGTAACATCCTCTCCTTTTCCCGTGATGCTTCAACCAAATTCAGGAACCGGAAAGTACATCGAAGGTCATTTCGTGTTTCCCGATAATCCTGATCATTTTTCCCGATGCATGCTGTCCTGCGCTGATGCAAGAACATCTCTGATAGGTGGATGCTGTGGAACGACTCCTGCGTTTATTTCTAACCTGGCGCAGAAGTTTACAGAGGGGACAAAAGTTAAAGTAACTTCTTCCCGCTGGATTTCCGAAGAAAGCGATGAAATTCAGGACTCCGCGTCAACCTATGATCCACCGGGTCTCTCGGCGCAGCTTGCGGGCAGGGACGCACTCGTTCTTGAACTTCTTCCACCAAGGGGCGGCGATCTTTCATTATTTACTTCAAGAGCTGAAAAGCTGGGGCAATTTGCTCCCATCACCGTAAGCATCCCTGATTCTCCAATGGGAAAGGTCAGGATGTCTCCATGCATTTCCGGGCTTTACCTTCGCCAGAAGCTTGGCATTGAGCCCCTTGTGCATTTTGCCCTGCGTGACAGAAGCCTGACCCGCGTTCAGTCGGACCTTCTTGCCCTTTCCGGCAGCGGTCTGCAGGGAATATTCCTGATATCTGGAGATCCTCCATCCCTTGGAGATTATCCCGAGTCAACCGCGGTATACGACCTTTCAACAGAACAGACCCTGGAATTGCTTCAGCATCTTTCCAAAGGACAGGATATGAACGGCAGAAGAATAGGAACCGGAGCGAATTACTTTCCCGGAACTGCTATATCCCTTGGAGATCCAAATTCAACAGATAAGATTAAAAGACGCTGGAACGCAGGCAGCCGATTCTTTATTACCCAGCCTGTCTATTCCATGGAAACAATTGAGAAATCCGCCGAACTGCTCGAGGAATACCCGATTCTACCTGCAGTAATGCCCTTCAGAAACAGGTATTCCGCTGAATATCTTTCATCAGAGGTGCCGGGCATATCAATACCGGATAATATTCTCAAAAAAATCCGACAACTTGACGACAGCGATGTTCTGCCTTTTTCAATTGACTACCTCTCTGAACTGATGGAGGGAATGAGAGAGATGATCTCAGGGATTTACCTTGCCGGTTCAAGAAAAGGAACTATGAAGCTGGCAAAAATATGGCGGGAGTAA
- a CDS encoding homocysteine S-methyltransferase family protein, with protein sequence MTQSEKLRNLLQKRVVFLDGGTGTELLKRGMPSGVSTEEWASSNMDVLSAMHSDFVEAGADIILACTFGGTEAKLGTSERVTNLNHRLADAAICAAGGNAMVAASIGPTGNLMHPSSTMTWKNAYQLFSAQVKAIADSGIDIFFLETFSDPRELKAAVLAVRDNVPDAFISAQMTFGSGSLSLSGTSPTALVVLANQLPVDAVGANCGNGPEELLPIIQEMIRFSTKCVVAEPNAGLPVNGMYDMSSKRFAEWIEDFARSGASILGGCCGSGPAHVREYVSLLGNRPVAKSEPEELHLITSVDRMVRLGDRMLTVGESINPTGKKNLQNSLSQGDFFAVISLAKAQGRADIIDVNLGLEKLIPDGFVHEIFSRLSIGSPLSVDVSGPENIETAFCEMGGIGIFNSLIASEKFIGDRINTLLRHGGYAVLLPIDEKGLGKTAEERLSKLERGIAILGSHGFPECRIVADPIVKPLGVGADTRLILETLKLFKHRGLLTIAGISNLSHGLPNRSGLNAALLASMAPYGLDMAIVDVLDSKVLEMHRNAQILMGNIEPVERRLPELDPQGVAPDFMGILHKSIIIGDRRQTEATGRELLESGITAKGILENGLAPAMKKVGELYNRKKLFLPHLIASAEASEVLTKLLGPYLEKEEVSSFKGRIVLASVRGDIHDIGKNLVALFLRNAGFDVIDLGKDVHSDEIVKKAREIHADIIALSALMSTTAPEMEKIISLAKAKGVSARILVGGAVVTKEYANSIGADGYAANAYDAVQSALSLMQKD encoded by the coding sequence ATGACGCAGTCGGAAAAACTGAGGAATCTCCTTCAGAAAAGAGTAGTCTTCCTTGACGGGGGAACCGGAACCGAACTTTTAAAGAGGGGGATGCCTTCCGGTGTATCCACGGAAGAATGGGCTTCGTCAAATATGGATGTACTAAGTGCCATGCATTCCGACTTCGTCGAAGCCGGAGCAGATATAATTCTAGCCTGCACTTTCGGAGGTACTGAAGCAAAGCTCGGAACATCCGAAAGAGTAACGAATCTTAACCATAGGCTCGCGGATGCGGCAATTTGCGCCGCAGGAGGCAATGCCATGGTCGCGGCGAGTATCGGTCCCACCGGTAACCTGATGCATCCATCGAGTACAATGACATGGAAGAATGCCTATCAGCTTTTCTCTGCCCAGGTAAAAGCTATTGCTGATAGCGGTATAGACATTTTCTTCCTTGAAACATTTTCAGATCCGAGGGAGCTGAAGGCCGCGGTTCTTGCAGTCAGAGACAATGTTCCCGATGCATTTATTTCGGCACAGATGACTTTCGGATCAGGCTCCCTCTCCCTGTCCGGTACATCCCCCACAGCACTGGTCGTTCTGGCAAATCAGCTTCCGGTAGATGCGGTTGGTGCCAACTGCGGAAACGGGCCGGAGGAATTGCTGCCTATTATCCAGGAAATGATCAGATTTTCCACCAAGTGCGTTGTGGCGGAACCCAATGCCGGCCTTCCAGTTAATGGAATGTATGACATGTCTTCTAAAAGATTCGCAGAATGGATTGAGGATTTCGCCCGGAGCGGAGCCTCCATTTTAGGCGGCTGCTGTGGCAGCGGTCCTGCGCATGTGCGGGAATATGTTTCCCTTCTTGGAAATCGTCCTGTGGCCAAATCAGAACCGGAAGAACTTCACCTTATCACCTCTGTTGACAGGATGGTTCGCCTTGGTGACAGGATGCTTACCGTTGGGGAATCCATCAATCCTACCGGTAAGAAAAATTTGCAGAATTCCCTGTCACAGGGAGATTTCTTCGCGGTTATTTCCCTTGCCAAAGCCCAGGGCAGAGCAGACATTATTGATGTGAATCTGGGCCTGGAAAAACTTATTCCAGATGGTTTCGTCCATGAGATTTTCAGCAGGCTTTCCATCGGTTCTCCCCTTTCCGTCGACGTTTCCGGTCCGGAGAATATAGAAACCGCCTTCTGCGAAATGGGGGGCATAGGCATTTTTAACTCATTGATTGCCTCGGAGAAATTCATCGGCGACCGAATAAACACTCTCCTCCGCCATGGTGGCTACGCTGTGCTTCTGCCCATAGATGAAAAAGGCCTCGGCAAAACAGCTGAGGAGCGGTTGAGCAAACTTGAAAGGGGAATTGCTATTCTTGGGAGTCATGGATTTCCTGAGTGCAGAATAGTTGCTGATCCAATTGTGAAACCCCTGGGTGTCGGAGCTGATACCCGCTTGATTCTGGAGACTCTCAAATTATTCAAACATAGAGGGCTCCTTACAATAGCGGGTATATCAAATCTATCCCACGGCTTGCCCAATAGAAGCGGTCTGAATGCAGCCCTTCTGGCATCGATGGCACCTTATGGACTGGATATGGCCATTGTGGATGTTCTGGATTCTAAAGTGCTTGAAATGCACAGGAACGCACAGATTTTAATGGGTAACATCGAGCCGGTTGAGAGAAGGCTCCCTGAGCTTGATCCTCAGGGAGTTGCCCCGGATTTCATGGGAATTCTGCACAAGAGCATCATCATAGGAGACCGCCGGCAGACAGAAGCCACAGGCAGGGAATTACTTGAGAGCGGTATAACAGCGAAAGGGATTCTCGAAAATGGTCTCGCCCCCGCTATGAAAAAAGTTGGAGAGCTCTACAATCGGAAAAAGCTGTTTCTGCCCCACCTGATAGCTTCAGCTGAAGCCTCGGAAGTTCTGACGAAACTTCTCGGACCTTACCTTGAAAAGGAGGAAGTGTCTTCATTCAAAGGCAGGATAGTTCTCGCGTCGGTTAGAGGTGACATACATGACATCGGCAAGAATCTTGTAGCCCTTTTTCTTAGAAACGCAGGCTTTGACGTTATTGACCTTGGAAAAGATGTGCATTCCGATGAAATCGTAAAAAAAGCCAGAGAAATTCATGCGGATATAATTGCTCTATCAGCGCTTATGAGTACCACTGCTCCTGAAATGGAAAAGATTATTTCTCTTGCGAAAGCCAAAGGGGTTTCAGCACGAATTCTGGTTGGAGGTGCAGTGGTTACCAAGGAATACGCTAATTCAATAGGAGCCGACGGCTACGCCGCAAATGCTTACGATGCGGTACAATCAGCGTTAAGCCTTATGCAGAAAGACTGA
- the larB gene encoding nickel pincer cofactor biosynthesis protein LarB yields MKDSSIEALLALLSTSGITPHEALKLLNSHLTSDLGFARVDTGRGITAVLPEVILAQGKTTEEILKITNILFSRNGLAIVSRIDEEQKTVLLEAFPEGQYSQRARLFVTGKFNGIPDHNEGSVAVVSAGTSDLHAAEEASVILETMKVKIHRYYDIGVSGIHRLSETLPHLRKSSVCIVFAGMDAALPSVIGGLYRGPVVAVPTSTGYGTAFGGVTALLSMLNSCSPGICVLNIDNGLGAAAAALRILRRIE; encoded by the coding sequence ATGAAGGATAGCAGTATTGAAGCGCTACTTGCATTACTCAGTACTAGTGGTATCACACCACATGAAGCTCTCAAACTGCTAAACTCTCATCTTACATCAGATCTTGGATTTGCAAGGGTCGATACTGGGAGAGGAATAACCGCAGTCCTTCCGGAAGTGATTCTCGCTCAGGGTAAGACCACTGAAGAGATTCTGAAAATCACGAATATTCTCTTCAGCAGAAACGGCCTTGCCATTGTTTCAAGGATCGATGAAGAACAAAAAACGGTTCTTCTTGAAGCATTCCCTGAAGGACAGTATTCTCAAAGAGCGAGACTGTTTGTGACTGGCAAATTCAATGGAATTCCCGACCATAACGAAGGTTCGGTAGCAGTTGTTTCAGCGGGAACTTCAGACCTCCACGCCGCTGAAGAAGCTTCAGTGATTCTGGAAACAATGAAGGTTAAAATACACCGCTATTACGATATTGGTGTGTCGGGAATTCACAGGCTTTCTGAAACCCTTCCTCATTTAAGGAAAAGCTCAGTGTGCATTGTTTTTGCCGGGATGGATGCCGCTCTACCGTCTGTTATCGGAGGACTCTACAGGGGGCCAGTGGTTGCTGTACCAACTTCAACAGGCTATGGTACGGCTTTCGGGGGAGTTACTGCGTTGCTTTCAATGCTTAACTCATGCAGTCCTGGAATATGCGTGCTTAACATAGACAATGGTCTCGGCGCTGCTGCTGCGGCTCTGAGAATATTGAGGAGAATCGAATAG